GCGGTTGCTACTATCGGCACAGTATTACCCAGCGTATGATCTGACAGTCCAGAAATCACGTTGTAACGTTGAGCCAAATCTTTGATCATAACCATATTAGCTTCTTCAATCGGCGCTGGATATGATGAAGTACATTTTAATAGGGCAATATCATGGTTGCCCATTCTTTTGCAGGCCTCGAGAGCTAATTCAATATCTTCTTGTTCAGCTATACCCGTAGAAATAATAACAGGTTTTCCTTTAGATGCAACTGATTCAATCAACGGAATGTCAGTAATTTCAAAGGAGGCTATTTTGTAGGCCGGACAATTCAATTTTTCTAAGAAATCAACAGCAGTGAAGTCAAAAGGTGACGAGAAACAAACAAGATCTTCTTCTTTGGCAACTTTGAACAACCTATCATGCCATTCCCATGGTGTTTGAGCTTCCTCATATAAATTGTATAAATATTGCCCATCCCAAATAGTACCCTGATTCAACTTGAAATCTGAAGTGTCTGAGTAAAGAGTCATAGTTTCAGGTCTATAAGTTTGCAACTTTATTGCATCAGCACCAGCACGTTTTGCCGCTCGTATTGTCTCACATGCGACGTCTAAACTTCCATTGTGGTTTGCTGATAATTCAGCAATAATAAAACAAGGAGAATTTTTATCAATAACAAAATTGTCTATTTTCATAGTATTAATTTAAAACCATTTGTGAAAGGTATAATAGGTATTCAATAATTTGAAACCTAGTTCTTCATGTATTTTTTGACTAATGATATTCTTTTCTATTAGAGTGGTATCTATCACCTCAGCTCCATTATCAATACAAGCATGAAGGGCACACTTAAAAATTTCTCTACCTATTCCTTTGCCACGAAATTCTGGTGATACCGCTGCAAATTCCCACGTTGCGCGCTTTTTCGCTATAACTTTATCATATCCATTTATTTTAAAAATAAACATTCCAGCAATTTTGTTTTCCTCTTCAACCACTATAATTCTTGACTCAGTATTTACAGCACTCTCTATCCACTTCTGGTATAAAGAATCCACTTTATTTTTTTTAATTCTATTATCTAAGTAAAAGTGAGACTTATCAAAAGTGCTTTGTAATGCTATTGATTTTAGAACGGGAACATCATCTGCAACCATATATCTGTAATTACTGGAAAGATCTTTATCAGTGAAATTTTCAGAATGAACTATTCTCTGAGTTATACATTCATAAAAAAAGAAATTTTTCTCTTGTAGTGTAAGGACAGGTGTAAAATAGGATGTATCAATTTTGGTCATAACTAAGCTAATCTTTTCATCTCGAGCCCAACTTTCAAATAGATTGATTAGTCCCAGAGAAACATTTTTTCTATCCTCCTGCTCTTCAGAAACTAAAAAATAATCAATTTTAGCTACGGCATACCCAAAATGATCAGTGTCCCATTCCGATTTTTTAAATCCAATTAGTCCGATTATATCTTCATCTTTGAAGGCAAAATATAATACTCCTGTTTGACCATACAATTTTAATTTTTCAATTTTCCCTCTAACGGCCTCCTCCTTTTTAGTAAAAGGATCATTCATATATCGTCCAAATGGCACCCGGGACAAGAAATTGAAAATAGCATCAAAAGCTAGATCCTCTGGGAAGTCCTTACTAAATTCTATCATAGATTGATTTTATGAGCTAATTAATTGATTTCTTAAAGAGATAAAATTTTTTAAGTGCAAATGAGGAGATTGTCTTACTTCCTCCTTCATAGAAAAATTGCTGTAAGCTTCTGGTTTTTTACACAATTTAACCATTAAACTTGGTAACTCTTCACCAATAGGTGCAAAAGCATCAAAGGTGGGAATTCTTGTATTTTCCCTCAAAAAAGTAAATAATTTTTTTTGGTTATCTGCATAGTAGCACACTAAAGGAATACAACCTGTAGCGACTACTTCAAAAAACACTCCACTGGAAGGCACTATTGCCACGTCTGAAATCTTCATGATTTCACACATTTCTACATCATTTAAAGATGAAAGTAATTCTATCCTTTTATTATTAATATATGACTTGGTTAAGGTAAAATAATGTTGATTAGCTGATCCTAGAACTACTCTTATTTTTTTTATGTTTTTTAAATCCATCACTACGTCTAGTACTCGGCCGGTTAAATTTTCATAATCAGAACCCCCAAAACAAACTAGCAGATTTTCGACTCCCTTAATTACTCTTTTTTCTGAAGTTTCTTTAAAAAAAACCGGGCGCAATAAAGCGTGTGCGGGTCCTAAAGCAAAAATGGTATGAGCCTGGGTTTTATAATCATCTATTCCAACCCCGGGAGAATGATTAATAATTAAATCGGCTACAAATTCTTTATCATGAAGGTCATCTATACAAACGAGCTTCGAGCCTTTCTTTTTCACCTGTTTCTGATAACTGGTATCGAGTCCATAATGATCCAATACTACAATCTCCGCTCCAGTAAGTACAGCAAAGAATTCTTCTTCAGAAGCAATTTTATTTAAATGAAAACCTTCCTTGATAAGTTCATTTTTTAATTCAGAAGTTACTTCTTTACACACAAAATGAATTTGAAATTCAGACTTCAGCATGTGAGCTAAAGCCATGCATCTGACTATATGCCCAAGACCTATTCTTGAACTGCCATCAGCTCTAAAAAAAACTTTACACCTCATTCATCTCCTACTTAAAAAAAAACTTGCCATTTCTAAATCATCATACTCGTCTATATCTATGGCGTGTATCCAGTGTAAAGGAAAAAAGGAATAACGAGGACCATAAAATGTTTTACTTTTAAACAACTTCTTTGTCCTTGCTATCCAAATGGCGCCTGTGGGACAGTACAAATCCGGTAAGTCCTGAGATCTCTTCATTCTCTCCTCCTCTTTGAAAATTGGTCTGGCAATACCATTTCTATCTATTTCATGCGCCCACCAGGGATTCATCCAACCATATTTAAAAGAACTTATTTGAAAATTTATTTTCTCTTCAATAAAATTATTAATTGCATGATCGATATCCTCAGCTGTTCTCAGAGGGCAATTAGCCATTAGCTGAACTACGATGTCTGGCAGTACATAATTGATTTCTTGCAATTGTTGTAAGGTTCGAATTGTAGCGAGGCTAATAGGGGAATGATGATCGGCGTTTTTGTCTCTCAAAAAAGGCACTTCCGCTCCGTATTCTTTAGATATCTTTGCTATTTCTTCATCGTCAGTACTTACAATGACTTTTGAAATAAATTTAGAATTCAATGCTGCACCTATAGTCCATGAGATTAGAGGTCTCC
This Salinimicrobium tongyeongense DNA region includes the following protein-coding sequences:
- the pseG gene encoding UDP-2,4-diacetamido-2,4,6-trideoxy-beta-L-altropyranose hydrolase translates to MRCKVFFRADGSSRIGLGHIVRCMALAHMLKSEFQIHFVCKEVTSELKNELIKEGFHLNKIASEEEFFAVLTGAEIVVLDHYGLDTSYQKQVKKKGSKLVCIDDLHDKEFVADLIINHSPGVGIDDYKTQAHTIFALGPAHALLRPVFFKETSEKRVIKGVENLLVCFGGSDYENLTGRVLDVVMDLKNIKKIRVVLGSANQHYFTLTKSYINNKRIELLSSLNDVEMCEIMKISDVAIVPSSGVFFEVVATGCIPLVCYYADNQKKLFTFLRENTRIPTFDAFAPIGEELPSLMVKLCKKPEAYSNFSMKEEVRQSPHLHLKNFISLRNQLISS
- a CDS encoding GNAT family N-acetyltransferase, translated to MIEFSKDFPEDLAFDAIFNFLSRVPFGRYMNDPFTKKEEAVRGKIEKLKLYGQTGVLYFAFKDEDIIGLIGFKKSEWDTDHFGYAVAKIDYFLVSEEQEDRKNVSLGLINLFESWARDEKISLVMTKIDTSYFTPVLTLQEKNFFFYECITQRIVHSENFTDKDLSSNYRYMVADDVPVLKSIALQSTFDKSHFYLDNRIKKNKVDSLYQKWIESAVNTESRIIVVEEENKIAGMFIFKINGYDKVIAKKRATWEFAAVSPEFRGKGIGREIFKCALHACIDNGAEVIDTTLIEKNIISQKIHEELGFKLLNTYYTFHKWF
- the pseI gene encoding pseudaminic acid synthase, translating into MKIDNFVIDKNSPCFIIAELSANHNGSLDVACETIRAAKRAGADAIKLQTYRPETMTLYSDTSDFKLNQGTIWDGQYLYNLYEEAQTPWEWHDRLFKVAKEEDLVCFSSPFDFTAVDFLEKLNCPAYKIASFEITDIPLIESVASKGKPVIISTGIAEQEDIELALEACKRMGNHDIALLKCTSSYPAPIEEANMVMIKDLAQRYNVISGLSDHTLGNTVPIVATAMGAKIIEKHFILNKEVGGPDASFSMDEKEFKEMVIAVREAEKAIGEVDYTLTEKQKNGRNFSRSLYVVKDIDKGESFTEENVRSIRPGFGLHPKYLKEVLGKTSKIKLPKGTRMELDFVTRD